The following coding sequences lie in one Gammaproteobacteria bacterium genomic window:
- a CDS encoding malate dehydrogenase, whose translation MKKPARVAITGAAGNIGYALAFRIAAGDMLGPDQPVILQLVEIEPALAALQGVEMELRDCAFPLLNDVITTAETVEGFDGVDYVMLVGSKPRGSGMERADLLSANGKIFGPQGKAINDQASPDVKVIVVGNPANTNALIAAANAPDLDPRQFTCMMRLDHNRALSQLAQKTGTHINRIKHMIVWGNHSASQYPDISHCHVNGKAAHELVAQDWYRDDFMPTVQQRGAAIIKARGASSAASAASAAIDHIKDWVHGTPEDDWVSMGIPSDGSYGIEPGILYSYPVTCANGHYEIVQGLEIDEFSTKKMQASERELREERKAVEDLL comes from the coding sequence ATGAAAAAACCCGCACGCGTCGCTATAACCGGAGCGGCCGGCAACATCGGCTATGCGCTGGCGTTTCGAATCGCCGCCGGCGATATGCTGGGTCCGGACCAGCCGGTAATCCTGCAGCTCGTCGAAATCGAGCCCGCGCTCGCGGCCCTGCAAGGCGTAGAGATGGAGCTGCGCGATTGCGCGTTTCCGCTGCTCAATGATGTCATTACCACGGCGGAAACCGTTGAGGGCTTCGACGGCGTCGACTACGTGATGCTGGTGGGTTCGAAGCCGCGCGGCTCTGGCATGGAGCGCGCCGATCTGCTCAGCGCGAACGGAAAGATCTTCGGACCGCAGGGCAAGGCGATCAATGACCAAGCCTCGCCGGACGTAAAAGTCATCGTGGTCGGCAATCCGGCCAACACTAATGCGCTGATCGCCGCGGCCAACGCGCCGGATCTCGATCCGCGTCAGTTCACCTGCATGATGCGGCTGGATCACAATCGGGCGTTGAGTCAGCTGGCGCAGAAAACCGGCACCCACATCAATCGCATCAAGCACATGATCGTCTGGGGTAATCACTCGGCCAGTCAATACCCGGACATTAGCCACTGCCACGTCAACGGCAAAGCGGCACACGAACTAGTGGCACAGGACTGGTATCGCGACGATTTCATGCCAACCGTACAGCAGCGCGGTGCGGCGATCATCAAGGCGCGCGGCGCGTCGTCCGCGGCCTCCGCGGCCTCCGCGGCGATCGATCACATCAAGGACTGGGTGCACGGCACGCCCGAAGACGACTGGGTCAGCATGGGTATTCCGTCCGACGGCAGCTACGGCATTGAACCCGGCATTCTTTACTCCTACCCCGTTACCTGCGCCAATGGCCACTACGAAATTGTGCAGGGCCTGGAAATCGACGAATTCAGCACCAAGAAAATGCAGGCAAGCGAACGCGAACTGCGCGAGGAGCGCAAGGCTGTCGAGGATCTGCTCTAA
- a CDS encoding LysR family transcriptional regulator — MTLQELRYLVALADEGHFARAAERCHVGQPTLSTQLKKLEEFLGVALFERGKRHVIPTPLGEAIIAQARIVLEEAGKLRQLADHGQDPMKGPFRLGIIPTLGPYLLPHLLPTIHAIYPELRLLLREDLTRNLLAQLRAGKLDALLLALPITHDGLEVAPLFEEPFVVAMPVDHALARRRQIPLHELHQHDVLLLEEGHCLREQALDICGTNRSDTGEEFKATSLETLRQMVAAGAGCTLLPALAALPAAGQPMKAMIEIRPFAEPVPSRLIGLVWRRSYPRVKIVHNLQQIAHDHLPAGTLRINSRRGH; from the coding sequence ATGACGTTACAGGAGTTGCGCTATCTCGTCGCGTTGGCCGACGAAGGGCACTTCGCCCGGGCGGCGGAACGCTGCCACGTAGGTCAGCCGACTTTAAGCACACAGTTGAAAAAACTGGAGGAATTCCTGGGCGTTGCCCTGTTTGAGCGTGGCAAGCGGCATGTGATACCCACGCCGTTGGGTGAGGCTATTATCGCGCAGGCGCGCATCGTGCTGGAAGAGGCAGGCAAGCTGCGACAGCTTGCGGATCACGGTCAGGATCCGATGAAGGGTCCATTTCGTTTAGGGATAATTCCCACACTGGGCCCTTATCTGTTGCCGCACCTGTTACCGACGATTCACGCCATTTACCCGGAGCTGCGCCTGTTGCTGCGCGAAGATCTCACGCGCAATCTGCTTGCGCAGTTGCGCGCGGGCAAACTCGATGCGCTGCTGCTGGCGCTGCCGATAACCCACGACGGTCTGGAGGTCGCGCCACTATTCGAGGAGCCATTCGTCGTGGCCATGCCGGTCGATCACGCGCTCGCGCGACGCCGCCAGATACCGCTGCATGAGCTGCATCAGCACGATGTATTGCTGCTCGAAGAGGGCCACTGTCTGCGCGAGCAGGCGCTGGATATCTGTGGCACTAACCGCAGCGACACAGGCGAGGAATTCAAGGCGACGAGCCTGGAAACCTTGCGCCAGATGGTGGCGGCCGGCGCCGGCTGTACATTGTTACCGGCGCTGGCGGCATTGCCCGCCGCCGGCCAGCCGATGAAGGCGATGATCGAGATACGCCCGTTCGCGGAGCCCGTGCCTAGCCGCTTAATCGGCCTCGTTTGGCGGCGGAGCTACCCGCGCGTGAAGATTGTCCATAACCTTCAGCAGATCGCGCACGATCATCTACCGGCGGGCACGCTCAGGATTAATTCACGACGCGGCCACTGA